The nucleotide sequence AGGAATACCTCTGGAACCCATCCCATTCTTCCATCCCCAAAGCCCTTCCCCTGGCTGCCATCAGCTCCTGGTTGGACCACAACTGTAGCCTCCTCAGTTCTGCCAGCTTCCTGTCCATCCTGCTCTGCTCTGTCGTCCACCCTTCCCCAGGGTGCTTTTTCCAAAACACTCATCTGATTGCATCTTCACTGATTAAAAGTCCCTCCAGGCCATTAAAGTGCTTGTGTCACTCAGCCCAGCAGCCATAAAGGCTTGATTACAAGCAACAGACACAAACTCCAACTGATTTAAGCAAAAGAGGAATTCCTGGAATAGGTCACCGGATGGAAGGAAAAGCTAAAGTCTTGAGAAGGGCAGGGATCCAGGCTGCCCCAGGGATCTCAGAAGCAGAAACAAATTGACCATCTTGTCAGAGCCAGCTGTGGGGATGAATCAGAGTCAGTGACCTCAGTCTCcatgtgccagtttttaaggagAGGTTGTCTGATTGCCCAGGATTGATTCACAGGCCCACCCCTTGCCCAGAATGCACCCCTGATAGAACCACCAAGACTGAAATTAGTAAGAGAGGAGAGGATTCTCAAGCAAAGTAAGAGGTATTAGCAGAAGAGGGGAAAGAGAATCTGCAAGAAAGGACAGGACACAAGCTCTTCATGGACACTTCCAGCATCCAAAGGATCTTTCCACATCAGAGCCACTGCTAGAGCAGGGAAGGATTGCATTCCCTAAATTCAGCAGGGGCCAGAAGGAATGATGGGAGCAGTTTCCAGGCAACTAAGGAGAAACAGGATTTTCTGGACTATAAGACAGGAGACTTAACGCCAAGGACTGTCAGACTGAACTCTAGTTTCCCCTGTTGTTTCTGGGCCATAGTTCTTCCTGAGAAATGCTAAGCCCAAAGTATGGATCATGAAGAACCTTCCCTCAACCCCTCATCTTACCGCTCTGTCCTCTCTCTCGGCTGCCTACAGAGGTCCTGAGAAAAGGGTCTCGGGACTGGGGTGGAGGGCTGTCTGCCCTGAGATCACTGCTGTTGGGTCTCTGATCTTGAAGAGCGCAGTAggggaggacagagcagagggGGTTAGAGGGGAAGTTACACTTACCTTGTATATATCTATCTTATTTCATTGTTTCCTTATTTATGGTCTGTTTCTCCGCCACTGGTGTGTGAGCTCCATAAGGGCAGAGCCTTGTCTGTATTGATTActcactgctgtgtccccacacCTGTTACAGgaactggcacatagtaagcacttagGAAAATACATATTTGGAACTGAATGAGTAGCCTGAATATCAGGTGGAGGCTACACTCCACCATTCTTTGACCCTGAGCCAGACAGGCAAGATCAGGCCTGGAACTGACTCAAACCAGGAATCAAGAGGAGCACAAGCTCTGGACTCAGCCTGCGTTTGGCGTGTCACACGACGACTCTGAGGCTGCTTCCTTGGTTTTGAAATGCAGATTATACCACGCACTTCACACTGTTGGTGTGAGAACAAATGAGAATTGAAAGTGTGAAACTGGCACACAGGATGTGCTCTCCTCCCCGGGTGCCCCTCTGTTGTTTGCTCTGTAAGGGAGGAAGTTGTTTTAATCAGATGATGAGAACTGAAAGTTATATCTCCCGGGGCTGGGGCAATGGGTATTTTAGGAGAGCATCCTGAAAAGGGCAGTGCCTGGCCCGCAGGGAAAAAGAAAGCACCAGTGGTAACATGTCTACACAGTGATGGGCCCAAGGATCCCAGCAGAAAATCTCATGCTGCAACCTCTAGCACGCCCAGCTGTGGCTAGGAGAAAGGCTAGCCACATTCGGTTGCCTCTGCTTTGGGGGATGGGACCAAAAGAGATATATAACAGGCAACTTTAGAAAGCGAATTTTATTAGCTTCATGAGAAACAGCTGCCATGAGTCAAGACCTGGATGGGGATAGAGCCCTGGTAGCTTCCAACCAAAGGCATGAATAAAGCCCACCTGTTCTCTCTACATCCTCAGACCAGGGTCTTAGTGGGGGTCCCAAGAAGAACACCCCACCTCCTTGCCCCCTCAGTGCAGGCACAGATTCAGGGAATGCATTCTTGTTGGACCTTAGGATCTCCCGCTCTATGATATCTCACTGAACAGGAAAATGAATCAAATCCACATTCTAGAAACTCAGATGCTGACAGATTTGGGATACGAGCCACTGTTCTGGATCATCAGCCAGGAACACAACACTTTGAATCACCAATCAGAAAGTCAAGATTCTGGAATGCCAAATAAGAACCCCTTAACTTTCTAGCAGATTTCATCAGTAGCTCCACATTCTAGAATGCCTGTGTTACAAATCAACCAGAAATCTGACATTCTAGGTTGTCAACTAAGAACCCAGTATTCTGGCAGACCAAATGAGAACTACTCCTAACAATCTGATGGGCTAACAAGGAATTCAGCATTCTGGAAGAACAAATAGAATCACAATATTCCAGATAATGAGTGAGACTTGAAGTTCTAAATGTCAGCCCCAACACTCACCATGCCAAACCAGAAAACGAGCATTTAAGACCATCAGCCCTGGCCTCAGCACTCTGGAATGACAAGCACAAAGCTCTCCCCTCCAGAATGCTGCTTTCCTGCCCCTCAGAGCTCTGTGGATGGTCGCTCCACAGCAGGCCCATCATCCTGACTGGCATCCGGCACACGGAAGGAAACATAGGGACAGGTCTTGGTGTTGAGGCAGACCAGCTTCTTCAGTGTGGCCGTCTTGACGATGTTAAAGCCCATCTCGCCACCAAAAGTGCTCGGCTTCCAGTACTCCGGAGAACAGATGGGATTCCCTAGGAGACCCTTGAGGGAAAAGGGAGCCCCAATCTCTATCATACTCTCCCCAAAGATAGAGTTTGGATGGCACTTTTCAAGAAGCAGCCCAGGGTAGAACTCCAACGCGTCAATGTCTCCATACAGCTCCTCCAACTCCGCTGCCATCTCCTTCTCTCCTACAAGGAGATAAGGGGAAACGCTAGCCTCAGATCCATGATGCCATTAAGGTCAACCTGGGGTGTGACCCTTCTCTGTCCACCTTTTTCTGGGGATAATAGGGACtccaggagaataacttgagcaACTGAGCATGTGCCCTAGAATTTGGCCTGGTTGGCACTGGGGAAAAGGGTCAAGAAGAAAATCACAAATTGCTCCTCCTCAGGGACTGGGTCTAGGGAAGGAAAATGCTACTAAAGAGAAAGTCAGAGGCCTAGATCTGCCCCCAAACAGCCTGTAAGCTTGAGCAACTCTGGGCCCTAATTACCTGATGATTACGGAAAGGAGAATGCTCCCCATCTTGCTTCCTTCACAGACAGATTTCAAGACCTTAGCCTGGGCCAAGCCCTTTTATTACTAGAGCTCAAAGATGTAACATGTCCGAGCTCACACAGAAATTCAGTGGCAGTGTTCCTTCTGCCCCGGGGACCATTTGCCATGGGAGACTAAAGAATAACAAAGATTGCTGTTTCAGGATCTCAGGGAGCTCAGGTAGAGAATCTGCTCCACTCTGCAATACCCACATGTTCACGGATAGTGGCCAATGGGAGACAGATGTGGAGCTTCCCTGCTTCCCTGCCCAGTTCCTCAAATCCATCCTCCATTGGGAACTCTCATGGGCCATGTCACACCCTGCTTCAGTGGCTCCCCACTGTATGTGACAAGGGTTGGCAACTTGGCTGCCCAATATCTGAGGATCTtgggggatatatatatatatatatactcgcatatatttatatatatacatatatatttatatatacatacatatttatatagatgtgtgtatatgtatatatgtatacatgtgtatatgtatatatgtatacatatgtatatatactcttcatatatatttatatatgtatatatactctattcatatatattcatatatatgtatatatactctatTCATATGAATATGCAGATTCTTGGGCACCACCCAGGATGGTTGAATCAGAATCTGTAGGACAGGCATCTGAGATTTGGTATTTTAATCAGCTTTCTAAGTGATTTTTATGCAGCTGGCCCATAAGTGGGTACTTAGAAAGCACTAGACAGAATAAAACCCAAAATATTTAGTATGAAAGCCAAGATTCTACACGGTTTGGCCCCAACCTTCCATCACTAATCACCCTCACAGCATAAGCCCCTTGCCCCAGCCACATCTACGACTGTTTCCCCAGATACCTGCTGTCTGACCTCTATGCCTTTGTACTTTCTATGGCTCTGCCTAAAAtgctcctccttctcttctcccactGGAAACTGCCATTTGTTCTCCAAACCCAGCTGAAAAGTCACCTTCTCTCCCCAAGCAGGATTATTTACCACCCCGGCACAGCACTTCCACGGCCGTTATAAGTCTGGTTGTTACACATTGCCACATGTATGGTCCCGTTCTATTTCCTTGATGTCTCCCTGACTTTGCTGCCAGTCCCTCAAGGGCAGGGACTGCATCCAGGAAACAACTGCTCACCTACGAGCTCCTGGAAGGAGGTGTAGGGCTTCATGCCAAACCTCTTGCGGTACTCATTGAAGGGTTGCAGCCGCATCTCCCGAGACTCCCTGATGACATCCACAGCCACGTGCAGGACGTGGTGGTCCATGTTCCTGCCCCCACCGATCTGCCGAGAGAGAAGTACAGCAGTGGTCTGGGAGCCAGGCCAGGCTGTCCTGGAGCCTGGGTAAGTTCCTGGGACAACAGCTTCCAATGGGAGTCCCTTCTGAGCTAGGATGGAGAGTGCTGGACAGCCTAGCAGCTGTGATGCTGTAGACCTGCCCCTGGGCCTGCTGCTGTCATGCTGTCTCAGGAAGCCCCTCTGAGTCTcagcttcttcatttttttgtgtgagtttttttttttagacagtgtctcactccattgccctggctggagtgcaatagcacgatcttgactcagtgtagcctcaacttcctcaggctcaagcaatcctcccacctcagcttctcaagtagctaggactacaggcatgtgccaccatgcctggctaattttgttttattttatttttgtagaggtgaggtctcactatattgcccaggctggtctcaaactcctggcctcaaatgatcctcccaccatggcctcccaaactgccaggattacaggatgagccatcacacccggcagCTTCCTCATCTTTGAAGTGTGGAATGGACCAAGAGGACCTCTCTTGTGGTTCACACTGCTCCCCAGTCCGTTGAATTACACCAACAGGTAGTGTAACCCCCTGTGAAGGGAGGGAAAATAGGACTCAAAGCTCAGGTAACCTGGTGAGATAAAAGAGGCTGCAGAAAAAGCTTCTGATTACTAACAGTTAAGGCGCATTAGTCTAAAGAAAGCTCTggtgctggccaggcacggtggctcgcacctgtaatcccagcaccttaggaggccaaggcgggcggatcacttgaggccaggagtttgagaccagcctggccaacatagcaaagacccgtctctactaaaaatacaaaaattagctgggcatggtggcaggtgcctgtaatcccagctatttgggaggctgaggcaggtgaatcgcttgaacccaggagacagaggttacagtgagccgaaatcataccactgcactccagcccacgcaacagagcaagactccatctcaaaaagaaagaaagaaagaaagaaagaaagaaagaaagaaagaaagaaagaaagaaagaaagaaagaaagaaagaaagaaagaaagaaagaaagaaagaaagaaagaaagaaagaaagaaagaaaaaaagaaaaaaagaaagaaagaaagagaaagagaaaagaaggctcTGGTGCTTAGGATGAAACAATAATGTTCATGCTTAAGAGATAGTCATTTTAATAGAACAACTATAATTGGGCAAAAAAGAAAGGCATGGTTGGATGAAATCATATGAGCAAAGCAAGCAGAGGATGGTGCCAATTACAGCTTCACAAGCTGTGGGGCTGTTGAGGGTTGAACTGTGTTccccaaaatattaaatatctgttgaagtcctaactctcTGCATCTGTGAATGTatccttatttggaaatgaagtCTTTGCAAAAGTAATCAATTTAAGATGAGATCCTACTGGATTACGGTGGGCTCCAATCCAAtaactggtgtctttataaaatgaggaaagaCAAGCTCAGGGAGTGCACCACAGGATGatagaggcagagactggagctCGATGCCTCTGCAAGCCGAGGAATGCCAGGGACTGTTGGCCACCATCAGAAGCCAAGGAGGCATAGAGCCTTGAGAGGGAGCATGGCACTGCTGACACCTTGaattcagacttctagcctccatcTGTTGCTCTGAGCttcccagtttgtggtactttgttgcaGCAGCCTAAGGAAACTAATATAGGGACCTTGGGCAGCTATTCGAGCTAAGTTTGAGTTCCCACATATGTAAAAATGGGGAAGGGAAAAGCATCTACCTGATATGGCTGTGGTCTATTTAAATGGGATAAACTATGCAAAGCTGTTATCTCAGTATTGGTCACATGGGAACCCCTGAGAGGGTAGCCATACACAATGGTTACCAGGGAAAGCCTGTCTTAACATCACTCACTCTTCTTAATATCCTGagagtcgcctgtaatcccagcactttgacaggcctaggcgggcagatcgcttgagcctaggagttcaagaccagcctgggcaacatggtaaaaccccatctctatttaaaaaaaaaaaaaaaaaatcttgagagtCAATACATCTCTGTGGTCTTTCTGCCTTGTGCCAGGTACGATGCCAGGGCTCTTCACACACATCATCATGGTCATTCcttgaaaatgctttgaaaactgTCCAGCCTCACGCAAAGGTTACTGTCTCTGATCATGTCTTGTGTCCCCACAAAGAACCATAAAGAAACCCATAAAGAGGCCATAAAACAGCCAGCAGCTGCCCACCTGTGGCAGCAAAAGCTAATTTCAGTCAAATTATCAGAAGGAAATGGAAATCCATGTATGCCACAACTTCATGACAGGGTTTAGGGACGAGGATTAGAGAGAAGCAGAGGACTGGGAGACAACAGGGGAGCCAGAGACTGCGATGAAGCAGATAGGAGCTTCCGAATGTGGAGAAGGGGAGATTGAGGAAGGAGTTGGCTGGGAATTGCAGGGAAAGAGAATGCGtttgtttgctagggctgccatgacaatgtaccacagactgagtggctcaaacaatagaaattatttcctccggccgggtgcggtggctcaagcctgtaatcccaggactttgggaggccaagacgggcggatcacgaggtcaggagatcgagaccatcctggctaacacggtgaaaccccgtctctactaaaaaaaatacaaaaaaaaaaaaccaaacaaacaaaaactagccgggcaaggtggtggcgcctgtagtcccagctactctggaggctgaggcaggagaatggcgtaaacccaggaggcggaacttgcagtgagccgagacccggccactgcactccagcctgggcgacagagcgagactccgtctcaaaaaaaaaaaaagaaattatttcctcTGTCTGGAGACTGGaggttcaagatcaaggtgttggcaggctTGGTATCTTCCGAGGCCTCTTTCCTTGccttgtagatggctgtcttctccctacATCTTCATGTggccttccctctgtgtgtgtgacctaatctcttcttcttataaggacaccagtcacactggattagggcccaccctaatgacctcaattaaacttaattacctctttaaagactttgtctccaaatgcagtcacatacTAGGTTCTGgcggttaggatttcaacatatgaactttagGGGAACCTCAATTCAGCCCATAGTGGAGGCTTATGATTTAATAAACACCATAGGCAGGCACCATTACATATATTACCATACCCTGAATGTCCTTATGTTCCTCAAATTGCCATGTCCTCTGACTTCCATGCCTTTCACCCATGCCGTAATCTCTATCTGGAACACAGCCATCCCCTGCCACTAACACCACCTCTTACCCTGGGAAATCTCTATCCCTCCTTCCAATTTCTGCTCAGACATCACTTCTTTTCCCATAACCCACAACTCTGGGTCAGATGTCCCTCCCTGACTCCCAGAGCATGGTGGGTTTTTGTACTGTGGTTTATAGCACACTCTTAGAATTCTGATAACATAGGAGAagctcttagaacagtgcctgacacacagtaaggGCCCTAATGCTGTTAGCTGTCATATGACTGCCATCACTTTCTAGGGTGTGAGCACTAAAAGATGAGCCAAGAACCACATAGGTCTTGTTCCCACTACATCTCCAGTACCTGGCGTAATGTCTGGTATTgtggaatgaacaaatgaaccAAAGAATTCATGCAGGAATGCTTACAACTGCCCTGTAGAAGTGacattagccccattttacagaagaggaactgGAATTTGGACCCAGGTCTGCTGGATCCCTCAGCCCACCTGCCCTCACCAGCACTCCTCTGGGGCTTACCCGGCCAGCGCTCTGGCGAGAGAAGGCATCCACCAGGGCCTCGACCCCATAGTCCACCAACATGGAGGTGTTGAACAAGAACTGCTCGTAGCTGTACTCCTGGGAGCCCACCTTGAAGGAGTCAGGCATGAGGGGGTGCCAGTGGTAGAGATGGTTGAACTCCATGGCAATGCGGTTGCGGTACTGGAACTGGACACCAAACAGCAGCTCTGGGTCAAACTTTAGCTGCAGGAAGTAGCCACTCAGCTGCTGCACGTACTCCTCGATGACAATCCTGATGGTCTCCCCTGGGCAGGGAAGGATTGGAAATAAAGTCAGCCAAGCACAGTGATTTAGATGCCCAGCTTGGAAAGCAGGCCAGTTCATGAGAGGTGCTTGCTTTTGGtctgtttattgttgttgttgatgcttatttttatttttagagacaaggtcttggtctgtcacccaagctggagcacagtggtataATTACAGCTCACTCCAGCCaggacctcccgggctcaagcaatcctcccacctcagacacccaagtagctgggaccacaggcatgcaccaccacactcagcttttttttttttttttaagagatggggtctcgctatgttatccaggctggtcttgaactgcagGCCTCAAGccctcctctcacctcagcctctcaaaagccctggaattacaagtgtgagccatcatacctggctttGCTGttgatgtttaattttgtttggcCTCTTCCATTTTGTCTCTTTGTAACAGGATGTGAAAATAGAACTTTTGGTCTATTTTGACTGAGGTCTCAAGACAAGAGCACCAGCTACTCCCACATTTCAGAGGGAGGTTGTAGGCCCAGCTAAGCAGGACATGCAAAGGAGGTGTCCAAGAATTGGTCTCGTGACCTCCCTCCTGAAGCCCATTAAAAGAAGGTGGAGAAACTACCAAAGATGGAAAAGTGGAGGATTTACTGGTGAGAGCTATCATCATGCTAACACCCTTGGTGATAGAGGGGGACTTCAAGGAGATCACTCAGAGCTGCTGCAGTGGCAAAAGGGAATACTGAGGACAGAAGGGGAGCCCAGCcctaaatatatttcaaaaaacgTATTTCCTATATGTTCTTACATAACAGGAgactta is from Macaca mulatta isolate MMU2019108-1 chromosome 15, T2T-MMU8v2.0, whole genome shotgun sequence and encodes:
- the PTGS1 gene encoding prostaglandin G/H synthase 1 isoform X9, yielding MRLVLTVRSNLIPSPPTYNSAHDYISWESFSNVSYYTRILPSVPKDCPTPMGTKGKKQLPDAQLLARRFLLRRKFIPDPQGTNLMFAFFAQHFTHQFFKTSGKMGPGFTKALGHGVDLGHIYGDNLERQYQLRLFKDGKLKYQVLDGEVYPPSVEEAPVLMHYPRGTPPQSQMAVGQEVFGLLPGLMLYATLWLREHNRVCDLLKAEHPTWGDEQLFQTTRLILIGETIRIVIEEYVQQLSGYFLQLKFDPELLFGVQFQYRNRIAMEFNHLYHWHPLMPDSFKVGSQEYSYEQFLFNTSMLVDYGVEALVDAFSRQSAGRIGGGRNMDHHVLHVAVDVIRESREMRLQPFNEYRKRFGMKPYTSFQELVGEKEMAAELEELYGDIDALEFYPGLLLEKCHPNSIFGESMIEIGAPFSLKGLLGNPICSPEYWKPSTFGGEMGFNIVKTATLKKLVCLNTKTCPYVSFRVPDASQDDGPAVERPSTEL